In Plasmodium gaboni strain SY75 chromosome 7, whole genome shotgun sequence, the following are encoded in one genomic region:
- a CDS encoding putative drug metabolite transporter — MKNEIIFSTTFILFLISYCFQPLLIDIIKYNGCGNSSTFIFLIPHYLSMIIVGFLPKKQKLMECQWMKIFFVSLLDVVNQVLKKIGLIYAGSSLYIIIDSCTLIFTAMWRKLLLNKKINHIQLLGILLITFGIAIKSNNLKIEINKEEIIGIVLIFLSNILMGLTFVLNEKYMHQMEGQNIVCLMGLFCFGFIFIWTLIWTIPNFEHLIINNIKKKQGNIQTIGLSFFFLFVFNFITSSTLWYIMKISGSLSIGILKGLKVAIIFLFSHIFFCKYDPKQCLTFHSSLSVFFCILGVLIYSYNEYLLLVTSKFYLPKKAKLML; from the coding sequence atgaaaaatgaaattatatttagtacaacatttatattatttttgatCAGTTATTGTTTTCAACCACTTTTAATTGacattataaaatataatggGTGTGGTAATTCAAgtacttttatttttttaattccACATTATTTATCTATGATTATTGTTGGTTTTCTTCCTaagaaacaaaaattaatgGAATGTCAATGGATGAAGATATTCTTTGTTTCTTTATTAGATGTAGTGAATCAAgtgttaaaaaaaataggaTTAATTTATGCAGGGTCctctttatatattattatagaTAGCTGTACTTTAATATTTACAGCAATGTGGAGAAAacttttattaaataaaaaaatcaaTCATATTCAATTATTAGgaattttattaattacTTTTGGTATTGCCATaaaatcaaataatttaaagattgaaataaataaagaagaaattattggtattgtattaatatttcttaGTAATATCCTTATGGGATTAACATTTgtattaaatgaaaaatatatgcatCAAATGGAAGGACAGAATATTGTCTGTTTAATGGGACTCTTTTGTTTTggatttatttttatatggACACTTATATGGACGATACCAAATTTTGAacatttaattataaataatataaaaaaaaaacaagGAAATATACAAACTATTGGACTGagctttttttttcttttcgtatttaattttattacttCCTCTACCTTGTGgtatattatgaaaattaGTGGCTCTTTGTCTATAGGTATTTTGAAAGGACTCAAAGTAGccataatttttttattcagtcatatttttttttgtaaatatgATCCAAAACAATGTTTAACTTTTCATTCCTCCTTATCagtttttttttgtattcTAGGAGTCCTcatatattcttataacGAATACCTTTTATTAGTCACCAGCAAGTTTTATTTACCAAAAAAAGCAAAATTgatgttataa
- a CDS encoding putative membrane protein (conserved Plasmodium membrane protein, unknown function), giving the protein EEGVNIFFYNSYAIWITKFSHLYFFFFFNIKSSFNFSLNIIFLIFFCGFAFILFFFCMSWYSCYKFIRKVLNEDLIEDEEINPSILNEIVPQIFFSLCNFLLINLLYVGHLLVYLNMKDDFIFIPFESLFIFFLFFTICILYAIFFKYENSTSVFILGLNGIVTLLFFILREKYIFLPSLLCSGYYLIYKIIKYKKNRFLYHIKEENYMKILLYGCSLTFVDLLLKNFNLIDIQLFSFFLLISYIIFVYSDLNLQKMEILYESIENRILYTYVSSFQLNNKMPGKP; this is encoded by the exons TAGAGGAAGGAGtgaacatttttttttataacagCTATGCAATATGGATTACCAAATTTTCtcatttgtatttttttttcttttttaatataaaaagttcttttaatttttctttaaacattatatttctc atatttttttgtggTTTTGCTTTTATTctcttctttttttgtatGAGCTG GTATAGCTGCTATAAATTTATAAGAAAGGTGCTCAATGAAGACTTGATAG aagATGAAGAGATAAATCCGTCCATATTAAACGAAATAGTACCTCa GATATTTTTTTCGTTGTGCAATTTTCTCttaataaat CTTTTATATGTAGGGCATTTATTAGTGTACCTTAACATGAAAGACGactttattttt ATACCTTTTGAATcactttttattttttttcttttctttactatttgtattttgtatgcaattttttttaaatatgaaaattcGACG AGCGTCTTTATTCTTGGGTTGAACGGAATAGTAACATTGTTGTTTTTCATTTTAAGG GAAAAGTATATTTTCTTACCGTCCCTACTATGC TCTGGCTATTATCttatttacaaaattataaaatataagaagaacagatttttatatcatatcaaggaagaaaattatatgaaaattttgttatatGGATGTAGCTTAACCTTTGTAGATTTATTGCTTAAg AATTTTAATTTGATTGACATACAGTTGTTTTCCTTTTTCTTATTAATTTCATAT ATCATTTTTGTGTACTCTGATTTGAATCTTCAAAAAATGGAAATCCTTTATGAATCa ATTGAAAATAGAATTTTGTATACGTACGTATCTTCTTTTCAATTGAACAATAAAATGCCTGGAAAACCTTAA